A window of Halobellus sp. LT62 contains these coding sequences:
- a CDS encoding VOC family protein, with protein sequence MSELTAHHVGVTVADLDRSVAFYRDTLGLPELARFSVGGDAFSTGVGIENAQASFVHLDAGDLRVELVSYNSTGEPQEYSRIDRPGATHLALTVDDVTAYYDSLSSDVETVSEPQTTESGTTIFFIRDPEGNLIEVLSD encoded by the coding sequence ATGTCCGAACTGACAGCGCATCACGTCGGGGTGACTGTCGCCGATCTCGACCGTTCCGTAGCGTTCTACCGGGATACGTTAGGATTACCAGAGCTGGCTCGGTTTTCCGTCGGCGGCGACGCGTTCTCGACCGGTGTCGGCATTGAAAACGCCCAAGCGTCGTTCGTCCACCTCGATGCAGGGGATCTCAGAGTCGAACTCGTTTCGTACAATTCGACTGGCGAGCCACAGGAATATTCTCGAATCGACCGACCGGGAGCTACTCATCTCGCACTTACCGTTGACGACGTGACAGCGTACTACGACTCCCTATCGAGCGACGTGGAGACAGTGAGTGAACCGCAGACCACAGAGAGCGGGACGACGATCTTCTTCATCCGCGATCCAGAGGGTAACCTCATCGAGGTACTATCAGACTGA